A single region of the Flavobacteriales bacterium genome encodes:
- a CDS encoding TonB-dependent receptor produces MKHFLSISISILFSTLIWAQEGTIIGKITDAETGESLIGATVVFESAGVSTDVEGKYRLNLPSGKHKIKFSFIGYEAKFKEVDVEDGLTIKLDMSLSSESHQHQTVIISASQYETKIEEETVSAGVVSGDNLRDRNATDVGQAISKTSGVLVQDGQVSIRGGSSYSYGVGSRTAVLVDGMSVMSADLGDAKLKFAPTENTEQIEVIKGSASVVYGSSALNGVVNVLTAWPKSEKASHEIVTFGTVYDRTPIKSQQWWTKFSTRGAMGLSYLYDQKVGRADVVVGTNIYRHQSYLEENDELRGRVSIKTRIHHKKKKGLNYGLNYTLMFEQNERFFLAQDLDTNAFRVADGSDDRYMTMNLDPHLHLVDSLGNRHSADFRWLYIHRFGNDDDPDAISNQFIENYQYQKNWGWNKNRLMVKRPEHRVILTTGAPATFGISSSNLYPGLRETYSAAAYLQGEYKLIWADGGAVRRADRTKSGNSDTLRALSLIGGVRYEVLGVEDIFESGLPVFRTGLNLKFGRASFFRTSFGQSYRLPSVGERYITNDLFNTLRIIANPQLQPEKGWNLEFGITQGFQILNFKAGIDAAFFWQQYKQFVEYRFVSSATNPELFQNDSLFIGLYPSNVENARVGGFEVGLNGSGKIGDFEIVPSLGYTYTYPVNVDSFGTSVGKYLEMMFADLGRRVPDERKGQILQFRSRHLFVGDLAINWKNITTGFSFYYGSYPEVIPQTFGLAVGFLSGDFASFDRYGEQHQKGDWVFDVRFGYKISSKLKAGFIIKNVANRYYSTRPSMPEPNRNFTLQLQVRI; encoded by the coding sequence ATGAAGCATTTTCTAAGTATATCCATCAGCATTCTATTCTCTACCCTCATTTGGGCTCAGGAAGGAACAATCATTGGGAAAATAACTGATGCAGAAACAGGTGAGTCACTGATCGGTGCCACAGTGGTGTTTGAATCAGCAGGAGTTAGCACTGATGTTGAAGGTAAATACAGATTGAATCTCCCTTCGGGAAAGCACAAGATCAAATTCTCATTCATTGGCTACGAGGCTAAGTTCAAGGAAGTAGATGTAGAAGACGGCCTCACGATTAAATTGGACATGAGTCTCAGCTCAGAATCACATCAACATCAGACTGTGATCATTTCGGCAAGCCAGTATGAAACAAAAATTGAGGAGGAAACAGTTTCGGCAGGTGTGGTCAGTGGAGATAATCTTAGAGATCGAAATGCTACGGATGTCGGACAGGCCATTAGCAAAACGTCAGGTGTGCTGGTTCAGGACGGCCAGGTCAGTATTCGGGGAGGTAGTTCCTACTCTTATGGCGTTGGATCTAGAACGGCAGTTCTGGTGGATGGAATGAGCGTGATGAGCGCTGATCTTGGAGATGCCAAACTAAAGTTTGCTCCGACCGAGAATACCGAACAGATTGAGGTGATCAAAGGCTCGGCAAGCGTGGTTTACGGGTCTTCAGCACTAAATGGGGTGGTGAACGTTCTAACGGCTTGGCCAAAATCAGAGAAAGCATCGCACGAGATTGTGACGTTCGGAACCGTTTATGACCGCACTCCCATCAAAAGTCAACAGTGGTGGACAAAGTTTTCTACCCGCGGAGCCATGGGTCTGAGTTACCTCTACGATCAAAAGGTGGGTAGAGCTGATGTGGTGGTTGGCACGAACATCTATCGTCACCAGAGCTATTTGGAGGAAAACGATGAATTACGCGGACGGGTCAGTATTAAAACCCGTATTCATCATAAAAAGAAAAAAGGGCTTAACTATGGGCTCAATTATACGCTCATGTTCGAACAGAACGAACGGTTTTTTCTAGCGCAGGATTTGGACACGAATGCTTTCCGTGTTGCAGATGGCTCTGATGACCGCTATATGACGATGAACCTTGACCCGCATCTTCACTTGGTCGATTCGCTAGGAAACAGGCACAGTGCTGATTTCCGCTGGTTATACATCCATCGCTTCGGGAACGATGACGACCCTGATGCCATTTCCAACCAATTCATAGAGAATTACCAATATCAAAAGAACTGGGGTTGGAATAAGAACCGATTGATGGTAAAACGACCTGAGCACCGCGTAATTCTTACAACAGGAGCACCTGCAACCTTCGGCATTTCGTCCAGTAACCTTTATCCTGGATTGAGGGAAACGTATTCGGCAGCAGCATACCTTCAAGGAGAGTATAAACTCATCTGGGCCGATGGTGGGGCAGTTAGAAGGGCTGATAGAACAAAATCTGGCAACTCAGACACGCTGAGAGCATTGTCGCTTATTGGTGGTGTGAGGTATGAGGTTCTTGGGGTGGAAGATATTTTCGAATCGGGGTTACCTGTGTTCCGAACAGGTTTAAATCTCAAGTTTGGTCGAGCAAGTTTTTTCAGAACCTCTTTCGGTCAATCGTACAGATTGCCGAGTGTGGGTGAACGGTACATCACAAACGACCTATTCAACACGCTTCGCATCATAGCCAATCCACAACTTCAACCAGAAAAAGGTTGGAACCTGGAATTTGGTATTACCCAAGGGTTTCAGATATTGAATTTCAAAGCTGGGATTGATGCCGCATTCTTCTGGCAACAATATAAACAGTTCGTTGAGTATCGTTTCGTCAGTTCAGCCACCAATCCAGAGCTATTTCAGAATGATTCCTTGTTCATTGGGCTGTACCCTAGCAATGTAGAAAACGCACGAGTTGGAGGCTTTGAAGTGGGGCTGAATGGAAGCGGGAAGATCGGTGATTTCGAGATCGTTCCATCTTTAGGATATACCTATACCTATCCGGTGAACGTTGATTCGTTTGGAACCAGTGTGGGAAAATACCTCGAAATGATGTTCGCTGATCTGGGCCGAAGGGTTCCTGATGAACGTAAAGGTCAGATTCTACAATTCCGATCACGGCATTTGTTTGTAGGAGATCTTGCCATTAATTGGAAGAACATCACCACAGGGTTCTCTTTCTATTATGGAAGTTACCCAGAAGTCATTCCGCAAACCTTCGGACTTGCTGTGGGCTTCCTTTCGGGAGATTTTGCTTCATTTGATCGCTACGGAGAGCAACACCAAAAAGGCGATTGGGTGTTTGATGTACGATTTGGCTACAAGATCAGCAGCAAATTGAAAGCAGGGTTCATTATTAAAAACGTTGCCAACCGATACTACTCAACCCGACCAAGCATGCCTGAGCCGAATCGTAATTTCACGTTGCAACTGCAGGTTAGAATCTAA
- a CDS encoding endonuclease/exonuclease/phosphatase family protein: MKSILNLSSNAFIEIVAISMLLLIGLNQNVFAQESLKVMTYNIRYDNPQDGENVWPKRKEKVVRLVLSQEADILGFQEALETQVLFLDENLSKYGRIGVGRDDGMTKGEFSPLFYLQDRFQLHDNGTFWLSETPERVGTKGWDANIPRIVTWAELIDKQTNSSIWVFNTHFDHKGVEARKESAALIIEKAKEMAGSSSIILMGDFNFIPESEPYRIINERFLDSFSCRNNGPTTTGVGFQVEGKQGARIDHIFHCESFECTNYRILDDNDGIYYPSDHLPVVAILSLIKRP, encoded by the coding sequence ATGAAATCAATCTTAAATCTTAGTTCGAATGCTTTCATCGAAATTGTAGCGATTTCAATGCTGTTGCTTATAGGCCTAAATCAAAATGTGTTTGCGCAGGAAAGCCTGAAGGTAATGACCTACAACATTCGATATGATAATCCACAGGATGGAGAAAACGTCTGGCCCAAGCGAAAAGAGAAGGTGGTCAGACTGGTGTTGTCACAAGAAGCTGACATCCTCGGATTTCAAGAGGCACTTGAAACGCAAGTGTTGTTTCTGGACGAGAACCTTTCCAAATATGGGAGAATTGGAGTTGGGCGAGATGATGGTATGACAAAGGGAGAATTTAGTCCATTGTTCTACCTCCAAGATAGGTTTCAGCTTCACGACAATGGAACATTTTGGTTGAGTGAAACTCCAGAAAGGGTAGGAACTAAAGGCTGGGACGCCAACATTCCGAGAATCGTTACATGGGCAGAATTGATTGATAAACAGACGAATTCTAGCATTTGGGTATTCAACACGCACTTTGATCACAAAGGGGTTGAAGCGCGGAAAGAAAGTGCAGCGCTGATCATCGAAAAAGCAAAGGAAATGGCTGGCTCTTCGAGCATCATTTTGATGGGTGATTTCAATTTCATTCCTGAATCTGAACCCTACAGAATAATCAATGAACGGTTTCTAGATTCATTCTCATGCCGGAATAACGGGCCAACTACAACTGGTGTTGGCTTTCAGGTCGAAGGAAAACAGGGCGCTCGAATAGACCATATTTTTCATTGCGAATCTTTCGAATGCACGAACTATCGAATTCTCGATGACAATGATGGCATATACTATCCTTCAGACCATCTTCCAGTTGTCGCCATTTTGAGTTTGATAAAACGGCCATAA